The genomic DNA CTATGGTCTCTGCTCCACCTTTGCCAGTCTGTGTTACTCTTTCACAAGCTTCATATAAGAACAAAGAACACGACTGTNCCTCAACAACATCACTTGACTGCAAAGAGTAAAAATCTGAACGACATGTACAACCATggaataacaatcaagcttaaaaGCTTATGTTTATCCGCACAAACCATGGAATGAACTTCTTCTAGGGAAGCAAGTAAGTTGCTCAGGAGGTAACTGNATAAAACAGAATCTCTGGCCGAACCTCTCTTTCTCCACAGAATCTGATCACATTCTTCCAGTGACCTACAACCTATGGCATCACCACATATATCAATAATGTCTCACCTATCTAAGTTCCCAATTCAACTCATAGAaaactgttttttctttacCTCTTCTGCTNTAAGGAGGTAAAGAGAtgatatatgaaaacaaaaaatgagcTGGATTTAGTAGAGATGAGTCAAggttttgaatttaatttttgaccTTAAGCGTCATGTCAAGAGCTGAACGGTATCTGGTTGCATCTTCTGNGCTTCATGTCTCAGACTGACCCACCGGTTCTTTTTATAAGCCATGAAAATGTATTCTCCTTTTTCAACACAACCAATCTGCAATCCAGGATTCTGATACTGTAACagagaaatagaaaaacaatAACACAAACATTTGTGACCCTGTTTCAGATTTTACCATTGACACAAGCCTGTACTTAATGTNaaaaaaaaataaaaaaaaagcaagttgTAAATTACAAGGCTCTCGTTTAACCTTTAATAGCGTCCTCTTGATTGTTAGCGTTGGAAAAACTTTCCAATCGATCCCTTTCTTCTGGTTCCATTGAATATTCTTCTGCTGTTTTTAGTGATGTACCTACCGGTTCAAGGTTAATAGAAGATTCCCTGGACATATTAAAAGAACACGTTTTGCTCacagaaaacctaaaaacaatttataagcTTGCAAAAAGAGTCTTGAGAAACTAGTACTTACTGTTCGACATCCTGATCAAGATGACTAGACATGCTCGCTGAAGTTCTCTGTTACACCATGAAGGAAATTCATTCTTACGACTGAGTAATCAAAAATTCATGGAAGCAAATAGAGAATTTAGACCTTCCACAACCTTgttgcttttatgtttcttcttctttggtccTAACTTCTTccccttctctttcttttcctcgGTTAAAATTTCTGCTTCTAGTGCAGCTAACTTGGCTTTGGCGTCCATATCTACAATTCCATCCAACTCTTCCTAGAAGAAGAGACATAAATTATAACATAAGGTACCTGTCAATGAGAAAATCAGGGGGAAGATGAAAGTTCTATGTACAAAACCAAAGTTAAAAACTAACCCGCAAGAAACGTTTCAGCAGGGGAAGGATATAAGAGCGGTAGTCAAAAACAGAAAGCCTGACAAGGTCGTCTAGCAAATTTATCCTTGAATTTTCAACCAGCAAAATATTTGAATCGGCTAGCAGAACCTGcgagtcaatatatatatatatattacgaaaCAATAAATGTTAATCTGTTGTAAATTAAAACTTAGAACAGGATTGAACCTGCTTGGTGACAACTGATTTCAGAAGGTCTATGGACTTTAACACAATATCATCACTGAGATTTTTGTGACCATGTATAAGTGTCATCCAGTCTTCTGCATTAGTGAAATCAAATGTCGGTTGCGATGCACCTTCGAGTACATTTCGTACTGCACACAAGAATAGTTCTGTAACATGAGGATCTTCGACATCTATCGTTAACTGCTCTTCACATTTCTTGTATAGAAGAGATGCATAAAtgtttctttgatcttcttcccgaACATTCATTCTACTTTCATCTTCTTGTATACAAAAGTTCTTGGCCTGATTAAGACATTCATCATAACATAAAATCCGCCACTTCTTTGCATATCTGGCTACCAAAGTCCTCCGCGTGAAGTGAATGGCTCTCAGAACAGCCACCCTTATATCAAGATTGTGTGACCTGATAGATCTGGGAAACGCAAAGCTCTTATCTATCAAAGAGTAGTCAAGTAACCAGGTTATGAAACATCGCCCTGAGGATGTGTCTTGGCATAGTAAACATTGTGATCACAAACATCTATTGACCCTTCATCATCGAATGAAGCAATCTTTCCTCTCAGCAATCTTTTATCCAGCagcataaatgaaaatttatggTCAATATCAATCTTTTCTTTAACTCTAGTACGACGCCATAAACTGTCTGTTACCTTTGAAATCAGTTCTGTACCATCATCCCTTTCACACTTGATGCGTTTGAGTAGGTCTAGAATTTGATTGAGTTCAGGACATTCCAAAAAGCAGATACTCTGAGGTGTTTCCAACAAACGGCACTCGGTAGCAAGAGTGAGCTCGGAAACTTCAAATTGTGCAAGATACTTCACCGGAAACTGCATCATCCAATCTCGAATGCTACAAGAGAGAATTTTCCGCTCCGGGAACGAAACAAGGAGCAACTTGATTTCTCTGAGTAACTTAGTGCGTTCTTCATCTGAAGCTAAAGACCAGTTTTTGGACCATCCATTTTCATATACAAACTCTTTCACAAATTCGAGCCGCGTCTTGATCAGGTCAGCGGCAGCTACTGCATATAGAGGTTCCCAATCTGCAACCGATATCATACCAGCCCAGACTTCATCTACCCTCTGAGCAATATCCTCTTTCAGAGGTTTATATTTTGCAGCATGAACTTGTTCAAGAtgattcttaaactttttaGGATAAAAGAACTTGTGTGAACAAACTCGACACATCCAAAATTTCCATTTTCTGTTTATCCTTGCAGATTCAAGAACTTGCTCCAAAGCATCCAGTCCTTCTGTGCCATATAGTCTCTCGACATAACTTGTAAGCTCTGCAGTGCTTACTTTCATGAAGTTCTTTTTACTCTCAGCATTCATACTCGCCCAATACGACCTCAATCTTTTCACCTCAAGGTCCTTAATGGTATGCGAGTCACTCCTTATCTTGATTCGAATCTCGTTTGGCTCCCTAAGTTTTGTGTCAGAGTTTTTCGGAGTAAGACCGTGGAGGATCCTAGACTCTGCCATTTCGATTATACGTTCAAGTTCACGTTTAGTAGTTAGCTCGAGCGATCTCAATGGATCAAAAGCCATGAGAGATAAACTCTGTTTTGCAATCCTCACGGCTTTCCTGTAATACAATGCTGAGCCAAGATGCTCGCCCAAGTGGAAGAGAGAAACTGCAGCGAACGCTTGTACCATGTAATCTTCCAAAAAGCATTCAACAGAAGCCAGCAAGAAGGCAAATTTCAAGTCACTGTTCTCTGTCTTCCTCGCTAGTTCCATGAAGATAGTACCTTGTAGGTAATGAAGATCTGATGGAAGCTTGTGTTTCCCACGGATCTTCAAAAACGAATCTTCAATCACCTCCAAGGCCGTGATGTGATCTCCTTGTTCGTAGTAACGCTGGGAAAGTTTGTGGTTTTCTGCGTCCCAACGAGAATGGTAAGAAGGCTCCATGATTCTCTCAAGCTTTCTTGCGTTTTCTTGGTCTCTAGGGCTTTCGCGAGGCGGGAACAAATCAACGGAGATTgatgataacaacaacaagatgaaagcttttttatttatccacGTAAACAAAGATCACGTGAGATCCCACGTGACAAGAGAGACGACCAGTTcgtggtttttttcttttctgaacaCCAAAAATCCATTGAGGAATTGTGTCGAACATCTTATGGGCACttcttttaactttcttttttagTAAGCTACACACCTTACTTGATTTTATCGCACCTTACTTGATTTTATTGCACCTTCCCAGTATAAATGAATATAGAAACAGATAATACAGCAAAAACTGTGTGAAATTTTCGAATTCGAGGACGTAATGGTCTTCATGTTTGAGATCAAAGATGGGGTCATCGGATGAAACTAAAatggtttttatatgttttgcgTTTGAAACGTTTAAGACTGTACCCATAATCTATACAATAGTAACAATtataataacaatttaaataaatgcCAATGAATGTTAAGACCTTTACTTGTAAAAGtatcttttttttgaaaaaaattatacgaTTGAAACTGTTCAttgtgaacttttttttttttttcccaacagCGTACATAGTTGGATCAAACAAGCCAATGCAAaagaacattgtttacataggtaattATCGGATTTACCATTCTGAGGTAAGGAATGTaaagtaaggaaaaagaatcaaactccTCTTTATCCTCCTAGATCTCCTCCAAATAAGGCGTGAAAGCTGTCCACTATGAAGGTgaaaacaccatcttcaccaaatccaTACAATCGGTATGAAAGACAACTTGCAGGTTAACCACTCTGATCATGCAACGCATAGCCCAGATAAGAGCTTCAAACATGAAAAGGTGAGAGACTCCATCGAAGATTGGATGCCCCCATAGTAGGGTCCTCCTCCCCCTTAGGCGACACGCAAAAGCATCCTCTTCCAGCAAATTGTTCTATCTCTTTCCATgaacaatcaacaaaacataaataactcATCAAGGACCTAGGGACCCGAAAACTTCCGCCACCACTTGGGACAACGGAAGAATTAATAACCGTTTTTGAAATTATCTCCTCCGTTTGAGCCAAAAACCAGGCCTTGGATTCGTCAGCCGCCAAGCGCAAAATCGCACGTAGATTCGAATCcaaattattaaatagtttttaatTCCGTGATTTCCATATATACCAGAAAATCCAGAGAAACATATTCTGGTTGGCAACCTTGCTGCACCGCCAAAATAGGAAATCCATATTAGTAAAAACAGAATCGGATGGAAAGACGTCAATGGCCGTCGGGAATTGTGACAATGCCCAAACCTGTCTGGCTAGAGGACACTGGAAAAGAGAATGATTAATTGTCTCCTCGGGGAGCCACATAGGCCACACTCCGCATCACAACTCATACCACGCTTCCGCAAATTAGCTATAACTGCCACACAACCCGATAACACCTGCCACTTGAAATGACGGATCTTCGGGGGACAACGGATCTTCCAAACAAAGGCCTGTAAAGGAACAACATCCGACCGAAGTACAGTAAGCCCAGGAGATGCCGTCATACGAGCCCGAAGGATATGATATCCTGGTTTAACCGTATATTGCCCCGATTTAGTGAAATGCCAACCCAACAAATCTGGTCGATCCGGCTGTCTTAGTGGTAAGGCTGAAATAATAGCAACATCTTCCCATACAAACGTAACCAAAAGCTGAGCAATGTTCCAGGAATTTGAACTCCAATCAATGAAATTTTGAACGCGAAGCAAAGGGGCAGAAGGTCTCGGAGATTGAGCAAGGATCCATACAGAAATGGAAGCACTAGAGCCAACTCCTTTAATAAGTCatttattaaccagagagcgagtAGATACTATACTTCGCCATCCAAAAGATGCGAGTAAGATTTGATTGGATCCAGCGGATCAAAATGCCGATAATCGACCTTTAAAAACCCTTGCAAAAAGGGAATCTGGAACCGTAATTAACCGCCAAAGCTGCTTGGCCAACAGAGCAGTATTATAATCATCTAAACAGCAAAAACCCAGACCCCCGGTATCTTTGTTGTAACACAGCTTATCCCAGGCTACCAAGTGTAAACCTCGCAATTGCCCAGacaaactccaccaaaaatttgagaTCGCGCTCGTTAACTTCCTTGTGACCATCTTGGGAAGCCGAAAGAAAGACATCACAAAGGTAGTGACCACCGTAGCTAGAGACTTGATCATCACCTCCTTCCCCCCTTTGGTTAATAACTTAGCGGCAATGTGGTAATCTCAATCGTCTCTCGCCCAAAAGGAACTTGTGCTTTCCTCCCACTGAGAGATAGCACAACGATATGTGGTAATCTTTTCCACTAGAGAAGTAGTACTTGAGTCTAACCCCCCATCCCACCCCGCGACAATGGCCCCAAATAAACCCTCCTTATCAACCCATCGTCGATCAAATCGAAAAGTACTCCATCCACGTCATACCTTATCTTCCAGGACAGCTAACACTGGCTTATCATCCGACGCAATCATCGTTAAATAGTCTGTGAAGGAATCAGTAAACAAATCATGCCACTGTTCATTCACTAAAGCCCGGTCCAACCGACACCGTATTGGTTTCTTTTCCCGCCATCCTCACCAGGATAGGCTATCGCCTAGAGCAGGAAACTCTAGTAAACCGCAATGTCGAATGATTGTATTAAAAGGCACAAAAGAAGATGCATGACGCAATTTGCCACCCGCTTCTCATGATTACCCTTTATTTCGTTTAAATCACCAATTAAAAACCAAGGAAGATCCCTAGTCAAACCAATTCGAGTCAAACGTTCCCAGACCAAATCTCGGTTCTTTGGAACCagatcaccataaacaaaagaaaaataaatcaattttccTTTATAATTAACTTCCATATCCATAAGTCTGTTAGATTCGAACAAAAttgtaacattattattattattatgataaaaTAATGCTAAACCGCCACTACAACCAACAACTTCAACTATTTTTAAAgctgaaaaatcaaaatgaccaacaaaaggttctaaaaaagaaaaagattgtctAGTTtcagacaaaaagaagaaatttggGCGATCCTTCCCCTATAAGTCCCTGAGATAACCAATAGTAGCTTTATTGCTCAGCCCCTGGCAGTTCCAACTTAAGACCTTCATTTAGCAGCTTTCGGGATAGGTGGCTTAGCGCCACCCGCAATACCCTTCTCCAGCTCCTGAGGATTCGGGTTAATAGTTCCTTCATTTAGAAATTGAGTCTTTTCAtcaaatattattcatattttttcctCACAACTTTTCGTTATAACAGATGTGTCtgtttaaatagtcatgtctttcgAACTCTTtctatatttgtctcttcatcaataactaacaaatcattgttagtttaaacaaattttccgttttttgttaaatgtataatttgaatattaatattcaatattcaacgttatttaataatccaactaaaaaaattaaaaataattatagcaatatataaatttaatacaacttaatatatagtttacagttgcgtctatttatcgtaactttagtaaaaaaatatattttaatatttataaattattttatttttttaaattgtgtattttttattttaatttttcgtttATACattttcactcattattaaaaatattttcttaattataattaattattagaaaaattgcatttactcattacaaccatttgTTCAATAGTCTTAGTTAGTAGTCCTGGGAATAAATATCCGGATCTGCTGCAAATAACCGGATATCCGGGTAAGGTGGATCCAGATTCAGATATTAAGTTTGTGTATTCGGCCGGATCCGGATCCAAATACTAAGAGGGGAGTATtgaaattagaattttaaaagattttttaggatttaggaaattttggattttgagatATTTCAATGAGATTGTATGATATTTTGgtggatttgttattatttttattttagaaaagaaaaatagtttgtgatttgatgagatttatTGGAAGATTTTTAGAGATTTACATACACGAAGGCAAATAAGGTTCATCGACTTCTCAAACACAAAAGTCATGTCTAATAATTATGGTTTCAATGGACAACACAATGGAAGTATGTTTGGAATATGATTTTTCAAACATATTCAATATTGGAGAGGAAAACTGCAGAAATAATTATTTGGAAACCTTGAGTAGACACGATAAGTTTCAAGGGATGAATCAAGAAAATGCATTAGAGAGGACGGTGGTGTACTGGTGTTGAATCTTATGATGAGGTCAATATATTGAAAGAAAACTCATTAGAGAAGTAATTCTGATTTTGAAACTCACctgctttgtttttgttcttatgcAGTGAACTGGAACATTACTTGCATTTTTCACAAGGCAACATGAAACAACAGAACTCTCCAAAGAAAGTATCTTATATAAGCAAATCTATCTCCAGAATTTCTATTGTTTTGTAATCTCATGTATGCTTtatgtttttaagaaaataaaaaatactacttTGATTCATTGGATTCTCTTCTAGACTAGACGGATTCCTTCCAGAACCGAATGGATATGTCTGTTCCACAAGTAACAAAGACTGATTCAACCGGCGAGTGCTCAATCCACTGCGGTGTACTGTTATGGTTTGAAGGCCATTTTGCCACTTTTTCTGCAGTTCTGGCATCCCATGTAACAACCTCATTGTTTGCTTCATCTATGGAGATTACAAACTCTTCACTTTCGTTAAAGATTGCCTGCATAACACAACAATGAAGATCGTTTAGAATTAATCGGACCCAGTGAATATTTTCGTCTCAAAAGGTTTAGAGAATTGACTACCTGAGACCGCAGTTTTATTCGCTTTGCTCCGAGACATTCCTTTACCATTTGACCTGAACCTATTTCCCATAACTTAACTGCAAAATCCTTTCCAGATGAGAGTACAAACCTAACAAAAGCCATATGATTAATCAATTGTTCTGCAAAAAAATCTATTGAATCTTCTTCCTACCTTTGATCTTTAGTGAACACTGCGCTTGTGACCTCTGATTTTCCATGTGCACCACTAATGGAACGTATACACTTTGCGCTGACCCCATCATAGAGTCGAATAGCTCTtgagaactgttttttttttttttgaaatccttcAGAATAACACATATAGAGGTGAGATTGTTTCGTTCTTATTTCTCACTagttttcaactaaaaaactatccaaaatattttaaaatcaatgttaaacacttttacaaaaaaaattgtcaaatttGAATAACACtgggattttataaatttttttataaatctctaattgaataacaatatATTCTAAGTTACTTCGACTGATTTTAAGTAAATTCCAAATTCAATAACACTGGATTTggataatgatttaaaaatcacaaattgaataacagaagattttattaaaaaaccagaatcttttaaaattctaattcaaTACCTCCCTCTAACATAATTTCAAACTGGATATCCCGATCCgttttaatcatatacataaaagtaaagtttcactctctccttattggtccacttgacaatgcaatttaacaaaaaaaaatatttctattaaaacaaaaattaaaaaaacaattaattttcacatttaactcacataatataaaactgaaatcatataaattctcctataaattatgcattaaatttatttctccactatgttgtattaatcaattgtattaaaacaaaacaatattagaattgtaactctcattttccTAAATGTAATTATCTTAGTCtctcactctttcattctctcatcttcttccactatatctcaaatcttttttttgttttgatttgttttgtgtttttttttgttattgttgttgtatgggctaaaaaaaatcaaatcaaatatcattgtaaaaacttagttttagaggttgtatgatatgtatatcttatattgttttttttaatgttttaaaaggtttatctccattgtctattttatattaacatctatataagtcattatttttcatactttcttacaatattcaccacacaataaaatcatgatgttgaaatgatccatatctaattatctattatgtctccggttatctcacatattgatttatcatttttaagaatttataaagatcaatataattatccatttataaagtctattttgttttgtaaagtttatcaactctatttataaagtctattttgttttctgatccaatagataaatatgcaaagatcaatataatatttattttatttatgatttgaggtttttgaaaacaaaaacatcataattaaaaaattggtcttgtgttttaatcaaaatgaaaaatgatcttaaaaagaaatcatatttaactgcaagtgaaatatagaaaataagataattttaaaaatactatttaactaaattctctaaagatgaaaccattagtatgaaatctagcactataaattaaattgatgagtgaaaaacaaaacaaaaccaaaaagatataagttattcttggggttttaaaattttttgagattgaagctcatataattttataagaaaactaatttagtttgtcacttcaaaagtaatatttttcattttgaaatattatgtgtgaaTGTTGattttatatcaacaaacaaccaaatcatgtgaattttgattgggccacttggtattccttttattttaagttataacaaattaaaatatttatttataattaactcaCTTTTAAAGGCGTGCAACTCCATTTAACTCTaaatttaactcaaatgtaactcttATCCAATAATTCTACATTAATTCATTCatcctactaacttatttatctttcaagagaaaatgttttggttacattttaatattttttaattattttggttagctaaacttatagtcatatatatatatatatattgctttaaactttgaaatgagaaatattttatacacaataattttatatgtagttacaaaattttataatgacattaagaaaaactctttaaatcaGTTATTAACCACTATAGAACATGATAAACATAGATTCACTCATATtaggaaatttttaaaatttctatattattatatatatatatatatatcaatttgtaataattcttttttagtatttgttaattttggtataagaaataaccataccaaaaaatattgacaaaagtgtagggtttaaatTGCACATCATTTCTATAAGAAATTTGAGATTCATATTTtagtagaaaaaacaaaaatcattctttgatgttattgttaataaaaaattaaagaataatattttattttaacaaaatttcagaaatataataaaaactattatGCATTCAACCACACGCATTGCACGGACTAAtacctaattatatatatatatatatattacatatctAATGGATTTGGGCTTTATATTAGTGGACTTTtaagttttagtatttttatctAATACACTAATAAACACTACAGAAACCTAATACACTAATCGATCCACATTtactgaacaaaagaaaaaaaatcttcccCTTAACTTTTCACTTTCACGACGGCTCATAGAAGATGGAGGCATGTTCTTCGATGATAGATGagattcttcttttcctttttaatttgaaGATCTGGCGTGGAGTGAAGATCCAGCGTGTTAGGATTTCTTTTGGgggagaaatcaagaaaaaaaaaataacagaccAATTCCGGGTATCTGCGGATATCCGGATTTTCGGATGGATATACGGGTTTTTGTAGGAATATTCAGATACAGATATCCGGATACGGATTTGGATAACAATATTTCATATCCGGTAGAACTGGATACGGATCCAGATATTTCCAAAAACCCCGGATATTCGGATCCGTCCCAGGCCTATAGTTAGGATCACTTGGTCTTAATAGTTTTTAActactaatataaatattaataattgttATGATGGttgttgctctttttttttgtttatttaatgttaaattatatttaaaaaagaaaaatactttgtTACAACTAGTGCATCGTTTTCATATAATAAACAactgaaactaacaaaatagaaaagataGTTTGAAACCTAAATCTGGGACTGCAGCCACAGTGGGAATGCCTCATCGTACCGCCTGTCTCCCAAGATGCCAATAGCTAGGAGCTTATCTCGTATTTTTCTATCAATCTGGCCAGTCAAGGTTGCAGCTGAATTCGGT from Camelina sativa cultivar DH55 chromosome 7, Cs, whole genome shotgun sequence includes the following:
- the LOC109125436 gene encoding cleavage stimulation factor subunit 50-like, whose product is MQVGSMIEKGREAYLVTISMPESVGQSTISGIQFSRAIRLYDGVSAKCIRSISGAHGKSEVTSAVFTKDQRFVLSSGKDFAVKLWEIGSGQMVKECLGAKRIKLRSQAIFNESEEFVISIDEANNEVVTWDARTAEKVAKWPSNHNSTPQWIEHSPVESVFVTCGTDISIRFWKESV